A part of Microbacterium atlanticum genomic DNA contains:
- a CDS encoding ATP-dependent DNA helicase: MPARVIAAALGQFPPTDEQTAVIEAPLAPALVVAGAGSGKTETMAARVVWLVANGVVRRDEVLGLTFTRKAAGELAERIQKRLARLAEFERRGLVPALPELAAAGRLDILGELERSGAAGARATAERHRVLDDLARSVGAVPQASADDALLHRPTVATYNSFADQIVREHALRIGRDAESAVLSESAAWLLMRRVVFASDDPRLEERGEAVRTIVDAALRIARDGVDNLVDFDELAAFPERFQVVRDLPSTNKRTTVYADVLEAIEKVGGLSMLADLAREYAAEKRRLGVIDFSDQVAGALEVVAGHHAVVDELRGRYRVVLLDEYQDTSVLQTDLLAALFAGTGVMAVGDPHQAIYGWRGASAGNLGGFPAAFSPDAPCARFSLLTSWRNSASVLTAANAVLAPLAASASVPVQELRARPGAPGGLVELAFDSDLDSEADRVADWFARVRAERAQTGLGTTGAILFRSKKHMVRFGDALGRRGIPHRILGLGGLLSTPEVVDVVCALRVISDPSAGSALIRLLSGPRWSIGLPDLRELAALARRLARHDAALRPLAPDVVERIRGSAGDDDGSLVDALDFVLRQKPDHGWLAGFTAGARQRLREAASVFAGLRQASGMPIPELVRLIELELRLDIELAANESRGPARVASAQLRAFVDEVHAFVAADETGSLSSLLAWLDHAEQLDEFAPRTEPPEDDVVQLLTIHGSKGLEWDAVAVVRMVKDELPSAPRDTRAWLGFGVLPFAFRGDSAWLPELAWRSAQTQQELKAAMDAFVEANRERQLEEDRRLAYVAVTRAREHLLLTGATWSGTKRPRQRSTFLTEISEALGVALPADEPGDDPYQGERRELQWPIDPLGARRSAVAQAAAAVEAAAAAPRAALEPQAALLLAERDARRARPTLTAPTRIAASRYKDYAADLEGTLAAIARPMPERPFRQTRLGTLFHAWVEQRSGRVGLGGSIDDALWETDDDATGTAAGSADAAALDALRERFLASEWAALQPIEVETEIDFTTVGPDGLPHIVICKLDAVYRRKDRGGRLEIVDWKTGAAPRTPAEKDERMLQLELYRQAYHAKHGVPLDEIDVALFYVAEGIILRG, from the coding sequence CTGCCGGCGCGCGTCATCGCGGCCGCCCTCGGCCAGTTCCCGCCCACCGATGAGCAGACCGCGGTGATCGAGGCGCCGCTGGCCCCGGCGCTGGTCGTCGCGGGCGCGGGCAGCGGCAAGACCGAGACGATGGCTGCGCGCGTGGTCTGGCTCGTCGCGAACGGCGTGGTGCGGCGCGATGAGGTACTCGGGCTCACCTTCACGCGCAAGGCCGCGGGGGAGCTGGCCGAGCGGATCCAGAAGCGGCTCGCGCGCCTGGCCGAGTTCGAGAGGCGCGGGCTGGTCCCCGCTCTCCCGGAGCTCGCCGCGGCCGGGCGCCTGGATATCCTCGGCGAGCTGGAGCGATCCGGCGCTGCGGGCGCCCGCGCCACTGCCGAACGACACCGCGTGCTCGATGACCTCGCCCGGTCCGTCGGCGCCGTGCCCCAGGCGTCCGCCGACGACGCGCTGCTGCACCGTCCGACCGTCGCGACGTACAACAGCTTCGCCGATCAGATCGTGCGCGAGCACGCGCTGCGGATCGGGCGGGATGCCGAGTCGGCCGTGCTCTCCGAGTCCGCGGCCTGGCTGCTCATGCGCCGGGTCGTGTTCGCCTCCGACGATCCCCGCCTCGAGGAGCGGGGTGAGGCGGTGCGCACGATCGTCGACGCGGCGCTGCGCATCGCGCGCGACGGCGTCGACAACCTCGTCGACTTCGACGAACTCGCCGCGTTCCCCGAGCGATTCCAGGTCGTGCGAGACCTTCCGTCGACGAACAAGCGCACGACCGTGTACGCGGATGTGCTCGAGGCGATCGAGAAGGTCGGCGGGCTCTCGATGCTCGCCGACCTCGCGCGCGAGTACGCCGCCGAGAAGCGCCGCCTGGGGGTGATCGACTTCTCGGATCAGGTGGCCGGTGCGCTCGAGGTGGTGGCCGGCCACCACGCCGTGGTCGACGAGCTGCGCGGTCGCTACCGCGTGGTGCTGCTGGACGAGTACCAGGACACGTCCGTGCTGCAGACCGACCTGCTGGCCGCGCTCTTCGCCGGCACCGGTGTGATGGCCGTCGGCGACCCGCATCAGGCTATCTACGGGTGGCGCGGCGCGAGCGCCGGCAACCTCGGCGGCTTTCCGGCTGCCTTCTCGCCGGACGCCCCGTGCGCCCGGTTCTCGCTGCTGACGAGCTGGCGCAACAGCGCGTCGGTGCTGACGGCGGCCAACGCCGTGCTCGCGCCGCTTGCGGCGTCGGCGTCGGTTCCCGTCCAGGAGCTGCGCGCACGCCCCGGAGCGCCCGGCGGACTGGTCGAGCTGGCTTTCGACAGCGATCTCGACAGCGAGGCCGACCGGGTGGCGGACTGGTTCGCGCGCGTGCGCGCCGAGCGCGCGCAGACCGGTCTCGGCACGACCGGGGCGATCCTGTTCCGGAGCAAGAAGCACATGGTGCGGTTCGGCGACGCTCTCGGCAGGCGCGGGATCCCGCACCGCATCCTGGGACTCGGCGGGCTGCTGTCCACCCCGGAGGTGGTCGACGTCGTGTGCGCATTGCGGGTGATCAGCGATCCCTCGGCCGGCTCCGCGCTCATCCGGCTCCTCTCCGGCCCGCGCTGGTCGATCGGGCTGCCCGACCTCCGGGAGCTGGCGGCGCTCGCCCGCCGGCTGGCGCGGCACGACGCCGCGCTGCGCCCGCTCGCGCCCGACGTGGTCGAACGCATCCGCGGCAGCGCCGGCGACGACGACGGCTCCCTTGTGGACGCGCTGGACTTCGTGCTGCGGCAGAAGCCCGACCACGGCTGGCTCGCCGGCTTCACCGCCGGTGCGCGGCAGCGGCTGCGGGAGGCGGCATCCGTCTTCGCCGGGCTCCGCCAGGCGAGCGGCATGCCGATCCCCGAGCTGGTGCGACTGATCGAGCTGGAGCTGCGGCTCGACATCGAACTCGCGGCGAACGAGTCGCGAGGTCCCGCTCGCGTCGCCTCGGCACAGCTCAGGGCCTTCGTGGACGAGGTCCACGCCTTCGTCGCCGCCGACGAGACAGGGTCGCTGTCGAGCCTGCTCGCGTGGCTCGACCACGCCGAGCAGCTGGACGAGTTCGCTCCGCGCACGGAGCCGCCCGAGGACGACGTGGTGCAGCTGCTGACGATCCACGGCTCGAAGGGCCTCGAGTGGGACGCCGTCGCCGTCGTCCGCATGGTGAAGGACGAGCTGCCCAGCGCGCCCCGCGACACCAGGGCGTGGCTCGGCTTCGGCGTCCTGCCGTTCGCGTTCCGCGGCGACTCTGCCTGGCTCCCCGAGCTCGCGTGGCGCTCTGCGCAGACCCAGCAGGAGCTGAAGGCGGCGATGGACGCGTTCGTCGAGGCCAACCGGGAGCGTCAGCTCGAGGAGGACCGTCGGCTGGCGTACGTCGCCGTCACTCGGGCGCGGGAGCACCTGCTGCTCACCGGAGCCACCTGGTCGGGAACCAAGCGTCCGCGCCAGCGGAGCACCTTCCTCACCGAGATCTCCGAGGCGCTGGGCGTGGCGCTTCCGGCCGACGAGCCCGGCGACGATCCCTACCAGGGTGAGCGCCGCGAGCTCCAGTGGCCGATCGACCCCCTCGGTGCGCGCCGGTCCGCCGTGGCGCAGGCGGCGGCAGCCGTCGAGGCGGCGGCTGCCGCACCGCGGGCGGCGCTCGAGCCGCAGGCAGCGCTTCTGCTGGCGGAGCGCGACGCCCGCCGCGCGCGTCCGACGCTCACCGCGCCCACCCGCATCGCGGCGTCGCGCTACAAGGACTATGCCGCCGACCTGGAGGGCACCCTCGCCGCCATCGCCCGCCCGATGCCCGAGCGACCCTTCCGCCAGACGCGGCTGGGCACGCTGTTCCACGCCTGGGTCGAGCAGCGGTCCGGTCGCGTCGGCCTCGGCGGCTCCATCGACGATGCGCTGTGGGAGACCGACGACGACGCGACCGGCACGGCGGCCGGCTCAGCGGACGCCGCAGCCCTCGACGCCCTGCGTGAGCGCTTCCTCGCTTCCGAATGGGCGGCGCTGCAGCCGATCGAGGTCGAGACCGAGATCGACTTCACGACCGTCGGGCCGGACGGTCTCCCGCACATCGTCATCTGCAAGCTCGACGCCGTCTACCGGCGGAAGGATCGCGGTGGCCGCCTCGAGATCGTCGACTGGAAGACCGGCGCGGCACCGCGCACCCCCGCCGAGAAGGACGAGCGGATGCTGCAGCTCGAGCTGTACCGGCAGGCCTACCATGCCAAGCACGGCGTCCCGCTCGACGAGATCGACGTCGCTCTCTTCTACGTCGCCGAAGGCATCATCCTGCGCGGATGA
- a CDS encoding phosphotransferase encodes MARSPLTLAASVTSALPRVGVVGVGALTEGSTGRYDTAVADLEDGRRVVVRVPAAASAAEELAAEARALRALTPGVRGLLPFRAPQLLGEAGLGGSRVVVVDFLPGYRVDAVHLPPGRGAATSLGAALAALHALPHSVVRTEGLPARTPQQVRADAGRLIDRATATRRLPVSLAARWHRAVDADELWRFESTVVLGGAGAASFLFEDLDGVPTVTGLLDWHGLSIGDPATDLQWLASAPDAADDVYAAYVAASDRAPDARTRERARLYAELEFAKWLVHGHDEGREDIVADAVDLLESLAGGVATDDFVPAERLGVDDAIAMLDRIPEASAPTVDTSMHTDAYDPEELAQWVTDDVDVDDADLPRSARDDVSTAPIQLPVPAAAADHSEPGSAEGSDAAAEAERASEAALRRWLSE; translated from the coding sequence ATGGCACGCTCTCCCCTCACTCTAGCCGCGTCCGTCACGTCGGCTCTGCCGCGGGTCGGGGTCGTGGGAGTCGGGGCCCTCACGGAGGGCTCGACCGGTCGCTACGACACGGCCGTGGCGGACCTCGAAGACGGCCGCCGCGTCGTCGTCCGGGTTCCCGCCGCCGCCTCGGCCGCCGAGGAGCTGGCGGCGGAAGCACGGGCGCTGCGGGCCCTCACTCCGGGGGTGCGCGGACTGCTTCCGTTCCGGGCGCCCCAGCTGCTGGGTGAGGCCGGTCTCGGCGGCAGCCGGGTGGTGGTCGTGGACTTCCTGCCCGGGTATCGCGTCGACGCGGTCCACCTGCCTCCGGGTCGCGGCGCGGCGACCTCACTCGGGGCGGCGCTGGCCGCTCTTCATGCACTTCCCCACTCCGTCGTGAGGACCGAGGGCCTGCCCGCGCGCACGCCGCAGCAGGTGCGGGCGGACGCCGGACGCCTCATCGACCGCGCGACGGCGACGCGCCGTCTGCCGGTGAGCCTCGCCGCGCGGTGGCACCGCGCCGTCGACGCCGACGAGCTCTGGCGCTTCGAGTCGACCGTGGTGCTCGGCGGTGCGGGCGCCGCGTCGTTCCTGTTCGAGGACCTCGACGGCGTGCCCACCGTCACGGGTCTGCTGGACTGGCACGGGCTGTCGATCGGCGACCCCGCGACCGACCTGCAGTGGCTCGCCTCGGCGCCGGACGCGGCGGACGACGTGTACGCGGCGTACGTCGCCGCCAGCGATCGCGCGCCGGATGCCCGCACACGGGAGCGGGCCCGCCTCTACGCCGAGCTCGAGTTCGCCAAGTGGCTGGTGCACGGCCACGACGAGGGCCGTGAGGACATCGTCGCCGACGCGGTCGACCTGCTCGAGTCGCTCGCCGGCGGCGTCGCGACCGACGACTTCGTCCCGGCCGAACGGCTGGGAGTGGACGACGCGATCGCGATGCTCGACCGCATCCCCGAAGCCTCCGCGCCGACGGTCGACACCTCGATGCACACCGACGCCTACGATCCCGAGGAGCTCGCCCAGTGGGTCACCGACGACGTCGACGTGGACGACGCCGACCTTCCGCGCTCCGCGCGCGACGACGTGTCGACGGCACCGATCCAGCTCCCCGTCCCGGCCGCTGCGGCCGACCACTCAGAGCCCGGATCGGCGGAGGGATCGGATGCCGCGGCCGAGGCGGAGCGCGCCTCCGAGGCGGCGCTGCGCCGCTGGCTGTCCGAGTGA
- the nudC gene encoding NAD(+) diphosphatase, translating into MTAPESTSPPPLALSALDRSGEERLVPGLLDDLRTDAATRVLVIAGDLAPLSAPDALRWVAPSDVPAGAEWGFLGRGPDGTALLAAAFAAQDEELFPAPSGWGALRAVGGLLSAGDGSAFVEALSLGRWLVDAPYCPACGTRTVLGDAGWSRRCPSCSRQHFPRTDPAVIVAITSADDPDALLLGSNALWAAQRFSCFAGFVEAGESLEAAVRREVFEESGITVGAVTYHGSQAWPYPRSLMVGFLAEAREDSAARADGDEIAAVRWFRRAEIGRALAGEGDIVLPGRASIAHRLISDWYAERA; encoded by the coding sequence ATGACGGCGCCCGAGAGCACGAGTCCTCCGCCGCTGGCCCTCTCGGCCCTCGATCGCTCGGGCGAGGAGCGTCTCGTGCCGGGACTGCTGGACGATCTCCGGACGGATGCCGCCACCCGCGTGCTCGTCATCGCCGGCGACCTCGCGCCGCTCTCCGCTCCCGACGCCCTGCGATGGGTGGCGCCGTCGGACGTGCCTGCCGGTGCCGAGTGGGGCTTCCTCGGTCGCGGTCCGGACGGCACCGCGCTGCTGGCGGCGGCGTTCGCCGCACAGGACGAGGAACTGTTCCCCGCCCCGTCGGGCTGGGGAGCGCTGCGGGCTGTTGGCGGGCTGCTGTCGGCGGGCGACGGGAGCGCGTTCGTCGAGGCGCTGAGTCTCGGCCGGTGGCTGGTGGACGCGCCGTACTGCCCGGCGTGCGGCACTCGCACCGTCCTCGGCGACGCCGGGTGGTCGCGGCGGTGCCCGAGCTGCAGCCGCCAGCATTTCCCGCGCACCGATCCCGCAGTGATCGTCGCCATCACGAGCGCCGACGACCCCGACGCGCTGCTCCTCGGATCCAACGCGCTGTGGGCGGCGCAGCGCTTCTCGTGTTTCGCCGGCTTCGTCGAGGCGGGGGAGTCCCTCGAGGCCGCGGTGCGGCGGGAGGTGTTCGAGGAATCCGGCATCACGGTCGGAGCCGTGACCTACCACGGCTCGCAGGCCTGGCCGTACCCGCGCTCGCTCATGGTGGGCTTCCTGGCGGAGGCGCGCGAAGATTCCGCCGCGCGCGCGGACGGCGACGAGATCGCGGCGGTCCGATGGTTCCGTCGCGCCGAGATCGGACGCGCGCTCGCGGGGGAGGGCGACATCGTGCTCCCCGGGCGCGCATCGATCGCGCACCGGCTCATCTCCGACTGGTACGCGGAGCGGGCATGA
- a CDS encoding ATP-dependent helicase: protein MSTGALAGLDERQLEAATALRGPVVVLAGAGTGKTRVITHRIAHGVDTGAYSPQRVMAVTFTTKAAGEMRGRLRALGVDGVSARTFHAAALAQLNFFWPTLAGDTAPAIVDNKVRLLAHAADGIGLDPDVATLRDVASEIEWRKVSMLGIDDYAAARPGGVGRLGVDRVVALQRAYERLKDERRQLDFEDVLLACAGMLEAEPQVAKAVREQYRHFTVDEFQDVSPLQNRLLELWLGDRRDLCVVGDASQTIYSFAGADARFLLEFAARHEGARTVRLETNYRSDAAILAVANELMRGRPGALSLEAAPARERSAAPELVPTVTAFEDDRAEARAVAARIADQIAGGADPRDIAVLYRSHAQSAELVAALSDAGVATTVLGGRRFFDLPEVRQAVMELRAASVAPIESGLVDTVRDILRSRGLTDEPPAAGGALRDAWEARAALLRLAQEAPTGTTLRSFADELTARAKVHDEPALRTVTLATLHAAKGLEWHHVHLVGVAEGLLPISYATTFEQVDEERRLAYVGITRAGRTLSLTWARGARERQPSRFLREIGSGTLRAAGGTARSGAGSRRPAPPNASGPARGSARARR, encoded by the coding sequence ATGAGCACGGGAGCACTCGCCGGCCTCGACGAGCGACAGCTCGAGGCTGCCACGGCGCTGCGGGGCCCGGTCGTGGTGCTCGCCGGCGCCGGCACCGGCAAGACGCGCGTCATCACGCACCGCATCGCACACGGCGTGGACACCGGCGCGTACTCGCCGCAGCGGGTGATGGCCGTGACCTTCACGACGAAGGCCGCCGGCGAGATGCGCGGGCGCCTGCGTGCGCTGGGGGTCGACGGTGTGTCGGCGCGGACGTTCCATGCCGCGGCGCTGGCCCAGTTGAACTTCTTCTGGCCGACTCTGGCGGGCGACACCGCACCGGCCATCGTCGACAACAAGGTGCGGCTGCTCGCTCATGCCGCCGACGGCATCGGGCTCGACCCCGACGTCGCCACCCTCCGCGACGTCGCCTCCGAGATCGAGTGGCGGAAGGTGTCGATGCTCGGCATCGACGACTACGCCGCCGCTCGTCCGGGCGGGGTGGGCAGGCTGGGGGTCGACCGCGTGGTGGCGCTGCAGCGCGCGTACGAAAGGCTCAAGGACGAGCGGCGCCAGCTCGATTTCGAGGATGTGCTGCTCGCGTGCGCGGGCATGCTCGAGGCCGAGCCCCAGGTCGCCAAGGCGGTTCGTGAGCAGTACCGCCACTTCACGGTCGACGAGTTCCAGGACGTCTCACCGCTGCAGAACCGCCTGCTCGAGCTCTGGCTCGGCGATCGGCGCGATCTCTGCGTCGTGGGGGATGCGAGTCAGACGATCTACTCGTTCGCCGGGGCCGACGCGCGGTTCCTCCTCGAGTTCGCCGCGCGGCACGAGGGAGCGCGGACAGTGCGCCTGGAGACGAACTACCGGTCGGATGCCGCCATCCTCGCCGTCGCGAACGAGCTGATGCGCGGGCGGCCCGGTGCGCTCTCACTCGAGGCGGCGCCAGCGCGCGAGCGCAGCGCGGCGCCGGAGCTCGTGCCGACCGTGACCGCGTTCGAGGACGACCGCGCCGAGGCCCGAGCCGTCGCCGCGCGGATCGCCGATCAGATCGCCGGGGGTGCGGACCCGCGAGACATCGCCGTGCTCTATCGCTCCCACGCCCAGTCGGCCGAGCTCGTCGCCGCGCTGTCAGACGCCGGAGTGGCGACGACGGTGCTGGGCGGGCGCCGCTTCTTCGACCTGCCCGAGGTCCGGCAGGCGGTGATGGAGCTGCGGGCGGCATCCGTCGCGCCGATCGAGAGCGGCTTGGTCGACACGGTGCGCGACATCCTGCGCTCCCGGGGACTCACCGACGAGCCTCCGGCAGCCGGCGGCGCCCTCCGCGACGCGTGGGAGGCGCGGGCTGCCCTGCTGCGCCTTGCGCAGGAGGCGCCCACCGGAACGACCCTGCGCTCGTTCGCCGATGAGCTCACCGCTCGGGCGAAGGTCCACGACGAGCCCGCGCTTCGCACGGTCACCCTTGCGACCCTCCACGCCGCCAAGGGCCTCGAATGGCATCACGTCCATCTCGTCGGCGTCGCGGAGGGGCTGCTCCCGATCTCGTACGCGACGACGTTCGAGCAGGTGGACGAGGAGCGGCGCCTCGCCTACGTCGGCATCACGCGGGCCGGGCGAACGCTGTCGCTGACCTGGGCTCGAGGCGCGCGGGAGCGGCAGCCGTCGCGGTTTCTCCGAGAGATCGGCAGCGGCACTCTGCGTGCGGCCGGTGGAACCGCACGGTCCGGTGCAGGGAGCCGCCGACCAGCGCCACCGAACGCGTCCGGACCGGCGCGGGGTTCCGCGCGCGCTCGGCGATGA
- a CDS encoding zinc-dependent metalloprotease, with product MADDDRSPEDDFQELMRQLFGGAGGDLDAEQLSRLSGMNIDPAMMQAVMRQLQGAFAGADQGGISWDLAQRQALHIANQEGLGVTAGQRTDLDQAFALATLWLSEATTISELPTPPATITRGGWVEATLPVWQELAEPVATSIGDALTRALSEQAPDDMQAMVQGAGRLMRTVGGSLFASQLGQVVGSLAKEVVSGGDVGIPLMPDGEAAILPQNFADFGRDLEVPEDQLALYVATRELAHARLFRHARWLRLHVISQVTDFARGVHVDTDALEDLASRFDPSNPDELRAAIESGALLPARSEAQDAALARLENLLATIEGWVEVVTEAATSRLPSAPRIAEAVRRRRAVGGPAEQALGSLVGLEIRPRRMREAAAMWRAVTDAVGASARDALWDYPDLMPGAEDIDDPAALVARLEARARGEEPAPDELDDALARLLAGGLPHRDDDDAGDDGDGAPDDHRPV from the coding sequence GTGGCAGACGACGACCGCAGTCCCGAGGACGACTTCCAGGAGCTCATGCGTCAGCTCTTCGGCGGCGCCGGGGGCGATCTCGACGCGGAGCAGCTCTCGCGGCTGTCGGGCATGAACATCGACCCCGCCATGATGCAGGCGGTGATGCGCCAGCTGCAGGGGGCGTTCGCCGGGGCCGACCAGGGCGGGATCTCGTGGGACCTCGCGCAGCGGCAGGCGCTGCACATCGCCAATCAGGAGGGCCTCGGCGTCACCGCCGGCCAGCGGACCGACCTCGACCAGGCGTTCGCGCTGGCGACGCTGTGGCTCAGCGAGGCGACGACGATCTCGGAGCTTCCCACTCCCCCGGCGACGATCACCCGGGGCGGGTGGGTCGAGGCCACGCTGCCGGTCTGGCAGGAGCTGGCCGAGCCGGTCGCGACGAGCATCGGCGACGCCCTGACGAGGGCGCTGAGCGAACAGGCGCCCGACGACATGCAGGCGATGGTGCAGGGCGCCGGTCGGCTGATGCGCACCGTCGGTGGCTCGCTGTTCGCCTCGCAGCTCGGCCAGGTGGTCGGCAGCCTCGCCAAGGAGGTCGTGAGCGGGGGCGATGTGGGCATCCCCCTCATGCCGGACGGGGAGGCGGCGATCCTGCCGCAGAACTTCGCCGACTTCGGGCGCGACCTCGAGGTCCCCGAAGACCAGCTCGCCCTGTACGTCGCGACGCGCGAGCTCGCCCACGCGAGGCTGTTCCGCCACGCCCGCTGGCTGCGGCTGCACGTGATCTCGCAGGTCACCGACTTCGCCCGCGGGGTGCACGTCGACACCGACGCGCTCGAAGATCTCGCGTCGCGCTTCGATCCGTCCAATCCCGATGAGCTGCGCGCCGCGATCGAGAGCGGGGCGTTGCTGCCTGCCCGCTCCGAGGCGCAGGACGCCGCGCTGGCGCGCCTGGAGAATCTGCTGGCGACCATCGAGGGGTGGGTCGAGGTCGTCACCGAGGCTGCCACCTCGCGGCTCCCGTCCGCGCCGCGCATCGCCGAAGCCGTGCGCCGTCGCCGCGCCGTGGGTGGGCCCGCGGAGCAGGCGCTGGGCTCGCTGGTGGGGCTCGAGATCCGGCCTCGCCGCATGCGCGAGGCGGCGGCGATGTGGCGTGCGGTGACGGATGCCGTCGGCGCGAGCGCGCGCGACGCGCTGTGGGACTACCCCGACCTCATGCCCGGCGCAGAAGACATCGACGATCCCGCCGCACTCGTCGCGCGGCTAGAGGCACGCGCCCGCGGCGAGGAGCCCGCTCCGGACGAGCTGGACGATGCCCTTGCGCGGCTGCTGGCCGGCGGTCTGCCCCACCGCGACGACGACGACGCCGGCGACGACGGCGACGGCGCACCGGACGATCACCGCCCGGTCTGA
- a CDS encoding PDZ domain-containing protein yields the protein MALFDENSAIDPAPRHRMSRRTVVGVWALVVAMVALLAITFLPTSYVIQQPGPVYNTLGTAENADGEEVPLISVEGAETFPTEGALDLLTVQVQGNRERTPSWFELALAWFDPTKAVLPIDAVFPEDQTTQQRNEQSAAMMTDSQHEATAAALTELGYDVGGQLAVYSVIDGAAADGVLEQGDIILAADGQEVADAASLRRVINDGDGAPVEFVVDRGGQEQTVEVTPEEGTLDGEETWLIGVNLTTDYEFPIDVTIQLNNVGGPSAGMMFALGIIDTLTPGQLNGGEQVAGTGTISADGTVGPIGGVRQKMWGALEAGADWFLAPERNCDEVVGHIPGDLRVFAVEDLGDALDVLDAVRGDADVDALPTCTAR from the coding sequence GTGGCCCTGTTCGACGAGAACTCCGCGATCGATCCCGCCCCGCGGCACCGCATGTCGCGCCGGACGGTCGTCGGCGTCTGGGCTCTCGTCGTGGCGATGGTCGCGCTGCTGGCGATCACGTTCCTCCCCACGTCGTACGTGATCCAGCAGCCCGGGCCGGTGTACAACACGCTCGGCACGGCCGAGAACGCCGACGGCGAGGAGGTCCCGCTCATCTCGGTCGAGGGGGCGGAGACGTTCCCGACGGAGGGCGCGCTGGACCTCCTCACCGTCCAGGTGCAGGGAAACCGCGAGCGGACGCCCTCCTGGTTCGAGCTGGCGCTGGCGTGGTTCGACCCGACGAAGGCCGTGCTTCCCATCGATGCGGTGTTCCCGGAGGACCAGACCACGCAGCAGCGCAATGAGCAGAGCGCGGCGATGATGACCGACTCGCAGCACGAGGCGACCGCGGCAGCGCTCACCGAACTCGGATACGACGTCGGCGGGCAGCTCGCGGTCTATTCCGTGATCGACGGGGCCGCCGCCGACGGCGTGCTCGAGCAGGGCGACATCATCCTCGCCGCCGACGGCCAGGAGGTGGCGGATGCCGCCTCCCTCCGCCGCGTCATCAACGACGGCGACGGCGCCCCGGTGGAGTTCGTGGTCGATCGTGGCGGCCAGGAGCAGACCGTCGAGGTGACCCCGGAGGAGGGAACCCTCGACGGCGAGGAGACCTGGCTCATCGGAGTGAACCTCACCACGGACTACGAGTTCCCCATCGACGTGACCATCCAGCTCAACAACGTCGGCGGTCCGAGCGCGGGGATGATGTTCGCGCTGGGGATCATCGACACGCTGACCCCCGGCCAGCTCAACGGCGGCGAACAGGTCGCGGGCACCGGCACCATCTCGGCGGACGGCACGGTCGGACCCATCGGCGGCGTTCGGCAGAAGATGTGGGGAGCGCTGGAGGCCGGGGCCGACTGGTTCCTCGCGCCGGAGCGGAACTGCGACGAGGTCGTCGGGCACATCCCGGGCGATCTGCGCGTCTTCGCGGTCGAGGATCTCGGCGACGCACTGGACGTTCTGGACGCGGTGCGCGGCGACGCCGACGTCGATGCACTGCCGACCTGCACCGCCCGCTGA